The Methylomagnum ishizawai genome has a window encoding:
- a CDS encoding DUF692 domain-containing protein: MNEFAIQGAGLGLRRAFIGPLSGHPPAQVDFYEVAPENWMRIGGRLGKQFRALTERRPFVCHGLSLSLGSPAPLDEAFVRETKTFLDRHGIARYSEHLSYCGDEGHLYDLMPIPFTPEAVRYVAARIRRVQDILERRIAIENISYYAAPGQEMAEIDFLKGVLAEADCDLLLDVNNIHVNSVNHGYNAAAFLDAIPAERIVYLHVAGHYVEAEDFLVDTHGAAIADPVWRLLDRAYARFGVLPTLLERDFNIPPLAELLAEVDGIRALQARHTQALRRYA, from the coding sequence ATGAACGAATTTGCGATACAAGGCGCGGGACTCGGACTCAGGCGGGCCTTCATCGGCCCCCTGAGCGGGCATCCTCCCGCCCAGGTCGATTTCTACGAGGTCGCCCCGGAAAACTGGATGCGGATCGGCGGCAGGCTCGGCAAGCAATTCCGCGCCCTGACCGAACGCCGGCCCTTCGTCTGCCACGGCCTTTCCCTCTCCCTGGGCAGCCCCGCCCCGCTGGACGAAGCCTTCGTCCGCGAAACCAAGACCTTCCTCGACCGGCACGGCATCGCCCGCTACAGCGAACATCTGAGCTATTGCGGCGACGAGGGCCATCTCTACGACCTGATGCCCATCCCCTTCACGCCGGAAGCCGTGCGCTACGTGGCGGCGCGGATCCGCAGGGTGCAGGACATCCTGGAACGGCGCATCGCCATCGAGAACATCTCCTATTACGCCGCCCCCGGCCAGGAAATGGCCGAAATCGATTTCCTCAAGGGGGTTTTGGCCGAGGCCGATTGCGATCTGCTGTTGGATGTCAACAACATCCATGTCAACAGCGTCAACCACGGCTACAACGCCGCGGCCTTCCTGGACGCCATCCCCGCCGAACGCATCGTTTACCTGCATGTGGCGGGGCATTATGTCGAGGCCGAGGATTTCCTGGTCGACACCCATGGCGCGGCCATCGCCGATCCGGTATGGCGGCTGTTGGACCGCGCCTACGCCCGCTTCGGCGTCCTGCCCACCCTGCTGGAACGCGATTTCAACATCCCGCCCCTGGCCGAACTGCTGGCCGAGGTCGATGGAATCCGCGCCCTGCAAGCCCGCCACACCCAAGCCCTGCGCCGCTATGCCTGA
- a CDS encoding DNA-binding domain-containing protein: MPEADFQRIQRGFAAHIRDPAHQPAPADVAPRRMATYRELFFNNIENFIATGFPVLKSILAGGRWSALVEDFYARHRCQSPLFVEIAQEFLAYLGAERGPRPDDPPFMPELAHYEWVELALAVAEAEVPPLDPEFEADPLAHTIRLSELAWPLAYGYPVHLIGPDHQPTDPPPQPTCLVVYRDAEDAVRFMEVNPATYRLLALLEADGPLPAVACLTRLAEELRHPDPAAVLAFGAEILRDLGRRGVVGTVAA; the protein is encoded by the coding sequence ATGCCTGAAGCCGATTTCCAGCGGATACAGCGCGGATTCGCCGCCCATATCCGCGATCCCGCCCACCAGCCCGCGCCCGCCGATGTCGCGCCCCGGCGCATGGCGACCTACCGCGAACTGTTCTTCAACAATATCGAGAACTTCATCGCCACCGGCTTCCCGGTGCTGAAATCGATCCTGGCGGGCGGGCGCTGGTCGGCCCTGGTCGAAGATTTCTACGCCCGCCACCGCTGCCAAAGCCCATTGTTCGTCGAAATCGCCCAGGAATTCCTGGCCTATCTCGGCGCGGAACGCGGCCCGCGGCCGGACGATCCGCCCTTTATGCCGGAACTGGCCCATTACGAATGGGTGGAACTGGCCCTGGCGGTCGCCGAGGCCGAAGTACCGCCGCTGGACCCGGAGTTCGAGGCCGACCCGCTGGCGCACACGATCCGGCTGTCCGAACTGGCCTGGCCCTTGGCCTATGGCTATCCCGTGCATTTGATCGGGCCGGACCATCAGCCGACCGACCCCCCGCCGCAACCCACCTGCCTGGTGGTTTACCGGGACGCGGAGGACGCGGTGCGGTTCATGGAGGTCAACCCGGCGACGTACCGGCTGCTGGCCTTGTTGGAAGCGGATGGCCCCCTCCCGGCGGTGGCTTGCCTGACCCGCCTCGCGGAGGAACTGCGCCATCCCGACCCCGCCGCCGTGTTGGCGTTCGGGGCGGAGATATTGCGGGATTTAGGGCGGCGCGGGGTGGTCGGGACCGTCGCCGCTTGA